In Methylophaga thalassica, one genomic interval encodes:
- a CDS encoding thymidine phosphorylase family protein: MIDTSELPTSIPSLKLKCVAIDTYKENVAYLHRNCGLYRSEGFQALSKIEIHTANSTQPVIAVLNVVDDASITDIDELGLSEQVYEQLGIPEGSEVFINHATPPESLKSVHKKIAGEKLDYQQYLHIIQDIVNNRYSKIETAAFIVGCAETGMERDEILHLTHAMVDTGERIDWGEDLVCDKHCIGGIPGNRTTMLLVPIIAAHGMLMPKTSSRAITSPAGTADTMEVLANVDLSLRRLHEIVSQQRAFLAWGGTAKLAPADDVLISVERPLSMDSTGQMIASILSKKIAAGATHLLIDIPIGPSAKVHTHMEALKLRKLFEYVGDNMGLHLEVVITDGSQPIGRGIGPVLETQDVMKILGNEPNAPIDLKEKALQLAGRIIEFDPDVRGGQGYAVARDILESGRALTKMNAIINAQGRNNTPIQVGKLQYDICAEDTGIVKAIDNLKIASIARLAGAPMDKGAGIYLHKKVGDKVKKGEALFTIYAEFNADFTFAKNAALLDNSYQIDKL; the protein is encoded by the coding sequence ATGATTGATACATCGGAACTACCCACTTCCATCCCCTCCCTGAAATTAAAGTGTGTCGCTATCGATACCTACAAAGAAAACGTCGCTTATTTACATCGGAACTGTGGACTTTATCGTAGCGAAGGCTTTCAGGCGTTGAGTAAAATAGAAATCCACACGGCTAATAGCACTCAGCCTGTTATCGCCGTGCTCAATGTCGTTGATGATGCTTCTATTACTGATATCGATGAATTAGGTCTAAGTGAGCAAGTCTATGAACAATTAGGCATCCCGGAAGGCTCAGAAGTCTTTATTAATCATGCTACCCCGCCTGAATCACTGAAATCTGTTCATAAAAAAATAGCCGGTGAAAAACTCGATTATCAGCAGTATTTACATATTATTCAGGACATCGTGAATAACCGTTATTCGAAAATCGAAACAGCGGCGTTTATCGTAGGTTGTGCTGAAACAGGCATGGAGCGCGATGAAATATTGCATCTGACCCATGCCATGGTAGATACCGGTGAACGGATCGACTGGGGCGAAGATCTGGTCTGTGATAAACACTGTATTGGTGGTATCCCTGGCAATCGTACCACTATGTTACTCGTGCCCATCATTGCTGCTCACGGCATGTTGATGCCTAAAACATCCAGCCGGGCGATCACTTCACCTGCTGGTACCGCAGATACCATGGAAGTCTTAGCCAACGTCGATCTGTCTCTGCGACGTTTGCATGAAATCGTTAGTCAACAACGTGCCTTCCTGGCATGGGGCGGTACGGCAAAACTTGCGCCGGCTGATGATGTGTTGATTTCCGTTGAACGCCCGCTATCTATGGACTCAACCGGGCAAATGATCGCCTCGATACTTTCTAAGAAAATTGCTGCAGGCGCCACACATTTACTGATTGATATACCGATTGGGCCTTCAGCAAAAGTACATACCCATATGGAAGCGCTTAAGTTACGCAAACTGTTTGAGTATGTGGGTGACAATATGGGATTACATTTAGAAGTGGTCATCACCGATGGCAGTCAACCGATAGGTAGAGGCATCGGTCCTGTTTTAGAAACGCAGGATGTGATGAAAATTCTTGGGAATGAACCTAACGCCCCCATCGATTTAAAAGAGAAAGCCTTACAGTTGGCCGGCAGAATTATCGAATTTGATCCCGATGTCAGAGGCGGTCAAGGTTACGCTGTTGCCAGAGATATTCTTGAATCAGGCCGAGCACTCACAAAAATGAATGCCATTATCAATGCTCAGGGACGCAACAACACCCCCATACAGGTTGGCAAGCTCCAGTATGATATTTGTGCAGAAGACACGGGTATCGTAAAAGCGATTGATAATCTGAAAATTGCTTCCATTGCACGCTTGGCCGGTGCACCGATGGATAAAGGCGCAGGGATTTATTTACATAAAAAAGTCGGAGATAAAGTCAAAAAAGGTGAGGCATTATTTACCATTTATGCCGAGTTTAATGCTGATTTTACCTTTGCCAAAAATGCCGCACTCCTAGATAACAGCTACCAGATTGATAAACTATGA
- a CDS encoding Bax inhibitor-1/YccA family protein — MNYNAESTVVRSQQSAVQTNKLLRNTYSLLAMTLLFSAMTAGVSMALNLPHPGIIITLVGYFGLLFLTTKLRNSAWGIVSVFALTGFMGLTLGPIVNAYLGLPNGPQIVMQALGGTGIIFIALSAYAVKSEKDFSFMGGFLFVGILVAFLASLAAFFFEMPGLSLAVSAMFVLLMAGLILFETSQIVNGGETNYIMATITLYVSIYNLFVSLLQLIGAFSGDD; from the coding sequence ATGAATTATAACGCTGAATCAACTGTTGTTCGTTCGCAGCAGTCTGCGGTTCAAACCAATAAACTTTTACGTAATACGTATAGTTTATTAGCCATGACACTATTATTTAGTGCCATGACTGCTGGAGTATCAATGGCTCTCAACCTGCCACATCCTGGCATCATCATTACTTTGGTTGGGTATTTTGGATTACTTTTCTTAACTACTAAACTTCGTAACAGTGCCTGGGGCATCGTATCTGTTTTTGCTCTGACAGGTTTTATGGGCTTAACGCTAGGTCCGATTGTCAATGCCTACTTAGGTTTACCTAACGGCCCACAAATTGTGATGCAAGCTCTTGGTGGTACAGGCATTATCTTTATCGCTTTATCGGCTTATGCTGTAAAAAGTGAAAAAGACTTCAGCTTTATGGGCGGCTTCTTATTCGTTGGTATTCTGGTTGCTTTTCTAGCCAGCTTAGCCGCGTTCTTTTTTGAAATGCCAGGTCTGTCCCTAGCTGTGTCAGCGATGTTTGTATTATTGATGGCGGGTCTGATTCTTTTCGAAACAAGCCAAATCGTTAATGGTGGTGAAACCAACTACATCATGGCGACCATCACACTGTATGTCAGTATCTACAACTTGTTTGTCAGCTTGCTGCAATTAATTGGTGCCTTCTCTGGCGATGACTAA
- a CDS encoding YgaP family membrane protein, whose translation MVKKNLANWDRWCRIIIGTVIIAYAIYDSNWWWLLGVGLLINAFTGRCLAYGVFGLSTCQTSCQVDKESKKSK comes from the coding sequence ATGGTGAAGAAAAATCTGGCTAATTGGGATCGTTGGTGTCGAATTATTATCGGCACAGTTATAATAGCCTACGCCATCTATGACAGTAATTGGTGGTGGCTGTTGGGAGTTGGTTTATTAATAAACGCATTCACTGGTCGTTGTCTTGCTTACGGGGTGTTTGGATTATCTACATGTCAAACATCATGTCAGGTCGATAAAGAGAGCAAAAAGAGTAAATAA
- the moaA gene encoding GTP 3',8-cyclase MoaA, which yields MAKLPTQLIDRFGRKVTYVRMSITDRCDFRCVYCMDEEMTFMPRQQLLTLEEIVFLLRAFCELGVEKVRITGGEPLVRRDVDWLFNELGQLKGSTSLKELTLTTNGSKLEKYAQTLADSGLDRINISLDSLNAEKFKALTRTGDLDTVLTGIAAAKKANFKRIKLNAVIMKGRNEDEIIDLAQFAIDNDLDISYIEEMPLGHVSHAREESYCSSDEVLATLKTVFDLQASIASTGGPSRYYQVAGTTSKIGFISPHSHNFCDSCNRVRVTTEGRLLLCLGQEHSMDLRDVIRRHPGDMQQLKQAIVDSMEIKPKGHDFDIKAQPIIFRHMSVTGG from the coding sequence ATGGCTAAATTACCCACACAATTGATTGATCGCTTTGGACGTAAGGTGACGTATGTGCGTATGTCTATTACGGACAGATGTGATTTTCGTTGTGTCTATTGCATGGATGAAGAAATGACATTCATGCCTCGCCAACAATTACTTACCCTGGAAGAAATCGTTTTTCTGCTGCGTGCTTTCTGTGAACTCGGCGTGGAGAAAGTGCGTATCACGGGGGGAGAGCCTTTGGTAAGACGTGATGTCGATTGGCTCTTTAATGAACTAGGTCAGCTTAAGGGCTCGACCTCGCTGAAAGAGCTGACATTAACCACCAACGGCTCCAAGCTGGAAAAGTATGCTCAGACCTTAGCCGATTCGGGCTTAGATCGTATCAATATCAGTCTGGACTCTTTAAATGCTGAAAAATTTAAGGCATTAACAAGAACTGGTGATCTGGACACGGTTCTGACGGGCATCGCCGCAGCAAAAAAAGCTAACTTTAAGCGTATTAAATTAAACGCTGTCATCATGAAAGGGCGCAATGAAGATGAAATCATTGATTTAGCCCAGTTTGCTATTGATAACGATCTGGATATTTCCTACATTGAAGAAATGCCTTTAGGCCATGTCTCGCATGCTCGTGAAGAAAGTTATTGTTCCAGCGATGAGGTATTAGCCACGTTAAAAACCGTATTCGATTTACAAGCCAGTATCGCTTCTACTGGCGGTCCATCACGTTATTATCAGGTAGCTGGCACGACAAGCAAAATTGGTTTTATCTCACCACACAGTCATAACTTCTGTGATAGCTGTAATCGTGTCAGGGTGACGACAGAAGGGCGTTTGTTATTATGTCTTGGCCAGGAGCACTCTATGGATTTACGTGATGTTATACGGCGTCATCCTGGGGATATGCAGCAGTTGAAACAGGCCATTGTGGATTCAATGGAGATTAAACCTAAAGGTCATGATTTTGATATCAAGGCTCAGCCAATTATTTTCCGTCATATGAGCGTTACGGGCGGCTAG
- a CDS encoding MazG nucleotide pyrophosphohydrolase domain-containing protein produces MQKKASEVGFDWPDPQGVLDKIHEEIDELDQEIKQDSDKSVLLAELGDILFACCNLARHLDINPADALSSSNDKFYRRFNYVETAVTAQGKQFEDFSLEALDALWDSAKQLERSEDLD; encoded by the coding sequence ATGCAAAAAAAAGCCTCTGAAGTCGGGTTTGACTGGCCAGACCCTCAAGGCGTACTGGATAAGATCCACGAAGAAATTGATGAACTAGATCAGGAGATCAAACAAGATTCTGACAAATCAGTTCTTTTAGCTGAATTAGGCGACATCTTATTTGCCTGCTGCAATCTGGCAAGACATTTGGACATTAATCCTGCAGATGCTCTTTCCAGCAGTAATGACAAGTTTTACCGTCGATTTAATTATGTAGAAACAGCGGTCACAGCACAGGGTAAACAGTTTGAAGATTTTTCACTCGAAGCGTTAGATGCTCTGTGGGACTCAGCTAAACAACTAGAGCGATCTGAAGATTTAGACTAG
- a CDS encoding RNA-binding S4 domain-containing protein has translation MAQQDARSESQRLDKWLWAARFYKTRGLAVEAISGGKVHVNGQRVKPSRTVRIEDTLTISKPPYEFEVIIQGLNLQRRPASEAEQLYEETPQSRDKRELLREQIKNEPLGFRQQKGRPSKRDRRNIIKFTRDS, from the coding sequence ATGGCACAACAGGACGCTCGTTCTGAATCTCAACGATTAGATAAATGGTTATGGGCCGCGCGTTTTTATAAAACGCGTGGTCTCGCTGTTGAAGCCATTTCAGGCGGTAAAGTCCACGTCAATGGACAACGTGTTAAACCCAGTCGAACAGTTCGCATTGAAGACACGCTGACCATTTCCAAACCACCCTACGAATTTGAAGTGATTATTCAGGGGTTAAATCTGCAACGTCGCCCCGCTTCCGAAGCGGAACAGCTTTATGAAGAAACACCTCAAAGCCGTGATAAACGCGAATTATTGCGGGAACAAATAAAAAACGAACCGCTGGGTTTCCGACAACAGAAAGGTCGGCCCAGTAAACGTGATCGTCGTAATATCATCAAATTTACCCGTGACTCTTAA
- the acs gene encoding acetate--CoA ligase, translating into MAQDNIESTLHEDRQFPPSEAFLKTASLLSEQLDALYKKAEQDHEAFWAEIARQEIDWKQPFTQTLDDTNAPHYRWFPDGKLNVSYNCLDRQLEKNADKTAVIFEGEKGDVEHISYRELHRRVSIFANALKTQDIGKGDRVVIYMPMITEAVIAMQACARIGAIHSVVFGGFSASSLKDRIEDTQAKLLITADGGFRGGKTVELKKTADQALEAGCPSVDKVIVYQRTKHDVPMQSGRDIWWSDATADQPEECEPEWMDAADPLFLLYTSGSTGKPKGIQHSCGGYLLNAITTMRWVFDIQATDVFWCTADVGWITGHTYVAYGPLATGATQVIYEGVPTVPDAGRFWDICQRHGVTIFYTAPTAIRALMKVGDEIPNSYDLSKLRLLGTVGEPINPEAWMWYHNVIGQGRCPIVDTWWQTETGAHMIAPVPGVTHAKPGSCTRPLPGIDAAIVNDEGEEITTANQGGYLVIRKPWPSMIQTIWGDDQRYKDTYWPYFGGKYYLAGDSARRDDNGFFWIMGRIDDVLNVSGHRLGTMEIESALVAHPLVAEAAVVGRPHDVKGEAVFAYVVLKGDRPEGGEDEELTKELRNWVGEQIGPIAKPDDIRYSDNLPKTRSGKIMRRLLRTIAKGEEITQDTSTLENESILLQLQGKA; encoded by the coding sequence ATGGCTCAAGATAATATCGAATCAACCTTACATGAAGACCGTCAATTTCCACCAAGTGAAGCCTTTCTGAAAACGGCATCATTACTCTCTGAACAACTCGATGCGTTATACAAAAAAGCGGAACAAGATCACGAAGCATTTTGGGCTGAGATAGCGCGCCAGGAAATCGATTGGAAACAGCCTTTCACCCAAACTCTAGACGATACTAATGCCCCGCATTACCGCTGGTTTCCGGATGGCAAGCTCAACGTCTCTTATAACTGTCTGGATCGTCAACTTGAAAAAAATGCGGATAAAACAGCCGTCATTTTTGAAGGTGAAAAAGGCGATGTAGAACATATTAGCTATCGCGAACTTCACCGTCGTGTCAGCATCTTTGCCAATGCATTGAAAACACAAGATATTGGTAAAGGTGATCGTGTCGTTATCTATATGCCCATGATTACTGAAGCTGTAATCGCTATGCAAGCCTGTGCTCGTATCGGTGCTATTCACTCGGTCGTATTCGGCGGATTCTCAGCATCATCGTTAAAAGACCGTATTGAAGATACACAAGCTAAACTCCTCATCACAGCTGATGGTGGCTTTCGTGGCGGTAAAACAGTTGAATTGAAAAAAACCGCTGATCAAGCTTTAGAAGCTGGCTGCCCAAGTGTCGATAAAGTCATTGTTTATCAAAGAACTAAACATGACGTTCCTATGCAATCAGGAAGAGACATCTGGTGGTCTGATGCTACAGCAGATCAGCCTGAAGAATGTGAACCAGAATGGATGGACGCAGCCGACCCACTATTCCTTCTTTACACTTCAGGTTCTACTGGCAAGCCTAAAGGCATCCAGCATAGTTGTGGTGGTTATCTGTTAAATGCCATTACCACCATGCGTTGGGTTTTTGATATTCAAGCAACAGATGTTTTCTGGTGTACAGCTGATGTCGGCTGGATTACCGGTCATACTTATGTGGCTTATGGCCCGCTTGCTACAGGTGCCACACAAGTTATCTATGAAGGCGTGCCAACCGTTCCTGATGCCGGCCGTTTCTGGGATATCTGTCAGCGTCATGGCGTCACCATTTTCTATACAGCTCCCACGGCTATTCGTGCATTAATGAAAGTCGGAGATGAAATCCCAAACAGTTATGACTTATCTAAGTTACGACTATTAGGCACCGTCGGCGAGCCGATTAATCCTGAAGCCTGGATGTGGTATCACAATGTCATTGGTCAAGGACGTTGCCCAATTGTTGATACCTGGTGGCAAACTGAGACGGGCGCTCATATGATTGCCCCCGTACCAGGCGTTACTCATGCTAAACCTGGCTCTTGTACTCGTCCACTTCCAGGGATTGATGCCGCTATCGTCAATGATGAGGGCGAAGAAATTACCACAGCCAATCAAGGTGGTTATCTAGTCATTCGTAAGCCTTGGCCTTCGATGATTCAAACTATCTGGGGTGATGATCAACGATATAAAGACACTTACTGGCCTTATTTCGGCGGTAAATATTATTTAGCCGGTGATAGCGCCAGACGTGATGATAATGGCTTCTTCTGGATTATGGGTCGTATTGATGACGTGTTGAATGTATCTGGTCATCGACTGGGTACCATGGAAATTGAGTCCGCTTTGGTGGCTCATCCACTCGTAGCAGAAGCCGCTGTCGTTGGTCGGCCACATGATGTGAAAGGTGAAGCAGTATTTGCCTATGTTGTACTAAAAGGCGATCGCCCTGAAGGCGGCGAAGATGAAGAGCTAACGAAAGAACTGCGTAACTGGGTGGGTGAACAAATTGGACCTATCGCTAAACCTGATGATATCCGTTACTCAGATAATTTACCTAAGACTCGCTCCGGTAAAATCATGCGTCGTTTACTAAGAACCATTGCCAAAGGTGAAGAAATCACCCAAGACACATCCACGTTGGAAAATGAGTCTATCTTGTTGCAACTGCAAGGTAAGGCTTAA
- the exaC gene encoding acetaldehyde dehydrogenase ExaC — protein sequence MIYAKPGTEGAVVSFESRYENFIGGKWVAPVKGQYFTNTTPVTGEVICEIPESTAEDIDLALDAAHAAKDAWGKTSVQQRSNILLKIADRIEENLEMLAVAETWDNGKAVRETLNADIPLAADHFRYFAGCIRAQEGTLGEIDEDTVAYHFHEPLGVVGQIIPWNFPLLMAAWKLAPALAAGNCVVMKPAESTPVSILKLMEVIGDLLPPGVLNIVNGMGRVAGEALASSPRIAKIAFTGSTPVGSHIMKRAAENIIPSTTELGGKSPNIFFEDIMQQEEDYINKCAEGMVLAFFNQGEVCTCPSRAIIQESIYDDFIKIVIDRAQKIKRGNPLDTDVQVGAQASQMQFDKIMSYVEIGKQEGAEILMGGAVEQLGPEFDNGYYIQPTLMKGHNKMRIFQEEIFGPVVSVTTFKDEAEALEIANDTEFGLGAGVWTRDMNLAYRMGRGIQAGRVWTNCYHHYPAHAAFGGYKKSGVGRETHKMVLEHYQQTKNLLVSYSTSPLGFF from the coding sequence ATGATCTATGCAAAACCCGGTACTGAAGGCGCTGTCGTCAGTTTTGAATCGCGTTATGAAAACTTCATTGGTGGCAAATGGGTTGCGCCAGTGAAAGGTCAATATTTCACGAATACCACGCCTGTAACAGGTGAAGTGATTTGTGAAATTCCAGAATCAACTGCAGAAGATATTGACTTGGCATTAGATGCTGCCCATGCGGCGAAAGATGCTTGGGGTAAAACGTCTGTTCAACAACGTTCTAATATTCTGTTAAAAATTGCCGATCGCATTGAAGAAAATCTTGAAATGCTTGCCGTGGCTGAAACCTGGGATAACGGTAAAGCCGTTCGTGAAACATTAAATGCCGATATCCCACTCGCTGCAGACCACTTCCGTTATTTTGCTGGCTGTATCCGTGCACAGGAAGGTACTCTGGGAGAAATCGACGAAGACACCGTCGCCTATCACTTCCATGAACCTTTGGGCGTTGTAGGCCAAATCATTCCCTGGAACTTCCCGCTACTGATGGCGGCATGGAAACTGGCTCCAGCGCTTGCTGCTGGTAACTGCGTGGTCATGAAACCGGCAGAATCCACACCTGTTTCCATCCTGAAACTGATGGAAGTCATTGGTGACTTGCTCCCACCAGGTGTACTCAACATCGTCAATGGTATGGGCCGCGTGGCTGGTGAGGCACTGGCTTCCAGTCCTCGTATTGCCAAAATCGCCTTTACCGGTTCAACCCCTGTCGGTTCGCACATCATGAAACGTGCTGCCGAAAATATCATTCCTTCCACAACCGAACTGGGTGGTAAATCACCGAATATCTTCTTCGAAGACATCATGCAGCAGGAAGAAGACTACATTAATAAATGTGCAGAAGGCATGGTACTGGCCTTCTTCAACCAGGGTGAAGTCTGCACCTGCCCATCACGTGCCATTATTCAGGAAAGCATCTATGACGACTTTATCAAGATCGTCATTGACCGAGCCCAGAAAATCAAACGTGGCAACCCGCTTGATACCGACGTTCAAGTCGGCGCCCAGGCTTCCCAGATGCAATTCGACAAAATCATGAGTTATGTCGAAATTGGCAAACAGGAAGGTGCGGAAATTCTGATGGGTGGCGCGGTTGAGCAACTGGGACCCGAGTTCGATAACGGCTACTACATTCAACCGACCCTGATGAAGGGCCACAACAAGATGCGGATCTTCCAGGAAGAAATCTTTGGCCCCGTCGTTTCAGTTACTACCTTCAAGGATGAAGCCGAAGCGCTGGAAATCGCCAATGACACCGAGTTTGGTCTTGGCGCCGGAGTCTGGACCCGTGACATGAATCTGGCTTACCGTATGGGTCGAGGCATTCAGGCCGGTCGCGTATGGACCAACTGTTATCATCACTATCCGGCTCATGCTGCTTTTGGTGGTTACAAAAAATCGGGGGTTGGCCGGGAAACCCACAAAATGGTGCTGGAACATTATCAACAAACTAAAAACTTGTTGGTTAGCTATAGCACTAGCCCACTCGGTTTCTTCTAG
- a CDS encoding helix-turn-helix domain-containing protein has protein sequence MKIEKLSLVKRREKRQLLTENKVQFAGPESELSIYDTYRAVSRVGLEAQQLLYCGMVSGRKVMHSPHKNDGELFLPHESYVVPPGEIVEIDFPDANETDPTTCLTIEISKDRIEKLSERMRDLIVLDAPNHEWEYQPKIIHKHHTGDTQHLLEKMVALYTRNDPDKEIMLDLSVTELVIRLLREQGRDVLLSYCQQSPDATGVTAAIHYLEQNIAHPLDVDQLCRKACMSRSRLYVEFKKQLGCTPGEFQQQIRLKAAAEAMQAGKSVTDACYSFGFSDLSHFSRRFTGFFGCAPSVYRQKFINKK, from the coding sequence ATGAAAATTGAGAAACTCTCGCTGGTAAAACGGCGTGAAAAACGACAATTATTGACTGAAAATAAAGTTCAGTTTGCTGGCCCTGAGTCAGAGCTGAGCATTTACGATACCTATCGTGCCGTAAGCCGAGTTGGGCTGGAAGCGCAGCAATTGCTCTACTGTGGCATGGTAAGTGGTCGAAAAGTCATGCATAGCCCGCATAAGAATGACGGTGAACTGTTTTTGCCGCATGAGTCTTATGTTGTTCCTCCAGGTGAAATTGTGGAAATTGATTTTCCGGATGCCAATGAAACCGATCCCACAACCTGTCTGACCATAGAGATATCAAAAGACAGAATTGAAAAACTGTCAGAGCGTATGCGAGATCTCATTGTGCTTGATGCTCCTAATCACGAGTGGGAATATCAGCCCAAAATCATTCATAAACATCACACGGGTGATACTCAGCATTTGCTGGAAAAAATGGTGGCTTTGTACACTCGCAATGATCCAGATAAAGAGATTATGTTGGATCTCAGTGTTACTGAGCTGGTGATTAGACTACTCAGGGAACAAGGGCGTGATGTCCTATTAAGTTATTGCCAGCAATCTCCCGATGCGACAGGTGTGACAGCAGCGATTCATTATTTGGAGCAGAATATTGCTCATCCTCTGGATGTGGATCAGTTATGTCGTAAGGCCTGTATGAGTCGGAGCCGACTGTATGTAGAGTTTAAAAAGCAATTGGGTTGTACGCCGGGTGAGTTTCAGCAGCAAATTCGTTTAAAAGCAGCAGCAGAAGCCATGCAGGCTGGTAAAAGTGTGACGGATGCTTGTTATAGTTTTGGTTTTAGTGATTTAAGTCACTTTAGTCGTCGCTTTACCGGTTTTTTTGGCTGTGCGCCAAGCGTTTATCGTCAGAAGTTCATCAATAAAAAGTAA
- a CDS encoding autotransporter assembly complex protein TamA, producing MPAIASLYRLLFIFILIFFSSVSLSDPIKLTVKINGVDEALSKTLLNGLSIEKQKDSDRLNQRYLEKLHTSAIEELRTMLTVFGYYQPDINAELHHDKDNWQAIYTIALGEPVKLSLVDLSFIGEAAEDPEFIKLKKSFALEPGQQLNHQKYEAAKKSILTLGISRGYFDGKLTQSEVEVDVPKNIANVYLHYDSGVRYRFGQTLFPDTVVGEPLLEKLVPYTEGEPYLNTKALTLRKNLSDSGYFDSVSVKTNRAERDDGSVPMDISLEEKPRQLYTAGLGYGTDTGARLSLGWENRYVNKRGHRLEANARLSQVTNTVSADYVMPFWSETINTVGVNTEFKQQDTDTSESESFAVGGYYKRDRWGWDETGSLKVLQENFDISDESESTLLLIPGMSWSRTWADNTIYTKHGARLSLSLSGASEAVLSDITFGQIVVRGKFIQSFGENSRFITRGSVGATQVSDFDRLPSSLRFFTGGDNSIRGFDYQSLGPENSDGDVVGGRYLAVGSVELEHMFLKDWGGAVFSDFGNAFNSFSDPIEYSVGVGVRWRSPVGLIRVDLAKGLSDKDEPIALHIVIGPDL from the coding sequence TTGCCTGCAATAGCCTCTCTTTACAGACTATTATTCATATTTATACTGATATTTTTTAGTTCAGTATCGCTCTCTGATCCTATTAAATTAACTGTAAAAATCAACGGTGTAGATGAAGCTTTGAGTAAGACCTTACTCAACGGCCTCTCAATTGAAAAACAAAAAGACAGTGATCGTTTAAATCAACGTTATCTGGAAAAACTGCATACCTCAGCAATTGAAGAGTTGCGCACAATGCTTACGGTATTTGGTTATTACCAGCCAGACATCAACGCTGAATTACATCATGACAAAGACAACTGGCAAGCCATTTATACCATTGCTCTTGGTGAGCCAGTCAAGCTATCTCTGGTTGATCTATCTTTTATAGGAGAGGCTGCTGAGGATCCAGAATTTATAAAACTCAAAAAGTCGTTTGCCTTAGAGCCAGGCCAGCAGCTTAATCACCAAAAATACGAAGCTGCAAAAAAATCGATATTAACGCTGGGTATCAGTCGAGGTTATTTTGATGGCAAATTGACACAATCAGAGGTTGAGGTCGATGTGCCAAAAAACATCGCCAACGTGTATCTTCATTATGATTCAGGTGTTCGATACCGCTTTGGTCAAACATTGTTTCCAGACACGGTAGTTGGTGAGCCATTACTGGAGAAGTTAGTCCCATATACCGAAGGTGAACCCTATCTGAATACAAAAGCATTAACGCTAAGAAAGAATCTTAGTGACAGTGGTTATTTTGATTCTGTTTCAGTAAAAACCAATCGTGCTGAGCGTGATGATGGTTCAGTGCCTATGGATATCAGCCTGGAAGAAAAACCTCGACAACTTTATACCGCGGGGTTGGGATACGGTACTGACACTGGTGCAAGATTAAGTCTTGGCTGGGAAAACCGTTACGTGAACAAGCGAGGACACCGGCTCGAAGCGAATGCCCGATTATCACAAGTCACCAACACAGTCAGTGCTGATTATGTCATGCCTTTCTGGAGTGAAACCATTAATACGGTGGGTGTGAATACTGAATTTAAACAGCAAGATACAGATACTAGTGAAAGTGAATCCTTCGCTGTTGGTGGCTATTACAAACGTGATAGGTGGGGTTGGGACGAGACAGGCTCTCTCAAAGTATTACAGGAAAATTTTGATATTTCTGATGAGAGTGAATCGACACTACTACTTATTCCAGGCATGTCTTGGAGTAGAACCTGGGCTGACAATACTATCTACACAAAACACGGGGCTCGTTTATCTTTGAGTCTGTCTGGCGCATCAGAAGCCGTATTATCAGATATTACATTCGGTCAGATCGTCGTCAGAGGTAAGTTCATTCAGTCGTTTGGTGAGAATAGCCGTTTTATTACACGAGGATCGGTTGGTGCGACTCAGGTGAGCGACTTTGACAGGCTGCCGAGTTCGTTGCGCTTTTTTACTGGTGGCGATAACAGTATTCGCGGTTTTGACTACCAATCTCTTGGGCCTGAAAACTCTGATGGTGACGTTGTGGGGGGACGCTATCTTGCGGTAGGTAGTGTGGAACTCGAACATATGTTTCTTAAAGACTGGGGCGGGGCTGTCTTTTCTGATTTTGGTAACGCTTTTAATAGTTTTAGTGATCCAATTGAATACAGCGTTGGTGTCGGTGTTCGCTGGCGTTCACCTGTCGGTTTAATTCGTGTTGATTTAGCAAAGGGACTCTCAGATAAGGATGAGCCCATTGCATTACACATCGTTATTGGCCCGGATTTATAA